In Bubalus bubalis isolate 160015118507 breed Murrah chromosome 3, NDDB_SH_1, whole genome shotgun sequence, a genomic segment contains:
- the TBKBP1 gene encoding TANK-binding kinase 1-binding protein 1 isoform X1 encodes MESMFEDDISILTQEALGPSEVWLDAPGDPSLGEDMCSASHFALITAYGDIKERLGGLERENATLRRRLKVYEIKYPLISDFGEEHGFSLYEIKDGSLLEVEKVSLQQRLNQFQHELQKNKEQEEQLGEMIQAYEKLCVEKSDLETELGEMRALVETHLRQICGLEQQLRQQQGLRDVDFPSLSPPPAPAPPCADLDLHYLALRGGSNLSHAGWPGATPSMSELERRRLEEALEAAQGEARGAQLREEQLQAECERLQGELKQLQETRAQDLASNQSERDMAWVKRVGDDQVNLALAYTELTEELGRLRELSSLQGRILRTLLQEQARSGGQRHSPLSQRHSPAPQCPSHSPPARAAPSCPPCQSPVPQRRSPGPPCPSPQQRRSPASPSCPSPVPQRRSPVPPPCQSPSPQRRSPGPPTCPAPQPRPPPPPPPGERTLAERAYAKPPSHHVKAGFQGRRSYSEMAEGAGYAGASSPWLQAEAATLPKPRAYGGELYGPGRPLSPRRAFEGIRLRFEKQPSEEEEWAVPASPPSPEAGAIRCASFCAGFPVPESPAATAYAHAEHAQSWPSINLLMETVGSDILSCPLCQLGFPVGYPDDALIKHIDSHLENSKI; translated from the exons ATGGAGTCCATGTTTGAGGATGACATCAGCATCCTGACCCAGGAGGCCCTGGGGCCCAGTGAGGTGTGGCTGGATGCCCCTGGAGACCCCTCGCTGGGAGAGGACATGTGCTCTGCCTCCCACTTTGCCCTGATCACAGCCTACGGAGACATCAAGGAGAGGCTGGGGGGCCTGGAGAGGGAGAATGCCACCCTCCGCCGCCGCCTCAAAGTCTACGAGATTAAG TACCCACTGATCAGTGACTTTGGGGAGGAGCACGGTTTCTCTCTATATGAAATCAAGGATGGTTCCCTGCTGGAGGTGGAGAAAGTCAGCCTGCAGCAACGGCTCAACCAGTTCCAGCATGAG TTGCAGAAAAACAAGGAGCAGGAAGAACAGCTTGGGGAGATGATCCAGGCTTACGAGAAGCTCTGCGTAGAGAAGAGTGACCTGGAGACGGAGCTGGGGGAGATG CGGGCCCTGGTGGAGACTCACCTGCGGCAGATCTGTGGTTTGGAGCAGCAGCTTCGGCAGCAGCAAGGCCTCCGGGATGTAGACTTTCCCAGCCTGAGCCCCCCgcccgcccctgccccgccctgTGCTGATCTGGACCTTCACTACTTGGCACTGAGAGGGGGATCCAACTTGAGTCACG CAGGCTGGCCAGGCGCCACGCCGAGTATGAGTGAGCTGGAGCGGCGGCGGCTGGAAGAGGCTCTGGAGGCTGCCCAGGGAGAGGCCCGAGGGGCTCAGCTTCGGGAGGAGCAGCTCCAGGCTGAGTGTGAGCGGCTGCAGGGGGAGCTGAAGCagctgcaggagacccgggcCCAG GATCTAGCCTCCAACCAGTCGGAGCGGGACATGGCGTGGGTGAAAAGAGTTGGGGATGATCA GGTGAATTTGGCGCTGGCTTACACGGAGctgacagaggagctgggccGGCTTCGGGAGCTGAGTTCGCTGCAGGGGAGGATTCTGAGGACGCTGCTGCAGGAGCAGGCCCGGAGTGGCG GCCAGAGGCACTCGCCGCTGTCGCAGCGCCACTCTCCGGCCCCCCAGTGCCCCTCGCACTCCCCGCCGGCCCGCGCGGCGCCCTCATGCCCCCCGTGCCAGTCCCCTGTCCCCCAGCGCCGCTCCCCTGGGCCCCCATGCCCCTCGCCCCAGCAGCGCCGCTCTCCAGCCTCGCCCTCCTGTCCGTCGCCCGTCCCGCAGCGCCGTTCGCCGGTGCCGCCGCCGTGTCAGTCCCCCAGCCCGCAGCGCCGCTCCCCAGGGCCCCCCACCTGCCCGGCCCCGCAGCCCCGGCCTCCGCCACCCCCGCCGCCCGGGGAGAGGACGCTGGCCGAGCGAGCCTACGCCAAGCCGCCCAGCCACCACGTGAAGGCCGGCTTCCAGGGCCGGCGCAGCTACTCAGAGATGGCGGAGGGCGCGGGCTACGCGGGCGCCTCCTCGCCCTGGCTGCAAGCCGAGGCGGCCACGCTGCCCAAGCCGCGGGCCTACGGCGGCGAGCTCTACGGCCCCGGCCGGCCCCTCAGTCCGCGGCGCGCCTTCGAGGGCATCCGCCTGCGCTTCGAGAAGCAGCCGTCAGAGGAGGAGGAGTGGGCCGTGCCCGCCAGTCCGCCCAGCCCGGAGGCCGGCGCCATCCGCTGCGCCTCGTTCTGCGCGGGCTTCCCGGTCCCCGAGTCGCCCGCCGCCACCGCCTATGCCCACGCCGAGCACGCGCAGTCCTGGCCGTCCATTAAC CTGCTGATGGAGACAGTGGGCTCTGATATCCTCAGCTGCCCCCTCTGCCAGCTGGGTTTCCCAGTCGGGTACCCAGATGATGCCCTCATCAAACACATTGACTCCCACCTGGAGAACAGCAAGATCTAG
- the TBKBP1 gene encoding TANK-binding kinase 1-binding protein 1 isoform X2, whose protein sequence is MESMFEDDISILTQEALGPSEVWLDAPGDPSLGEDMCSASHFALITAYGDIKERLGGLERENATLRRRLKVYEIKYPLISDFGEEHGFSLYEIKDGSLLEVEKVSLQQRLNQFQHELQKNKEQEEQLGEMIQAYEKLCVEKSDLETELGEMRALVETHLRQICGLEQQLRQQQGLRDVDFPSLSPPPAPAPPCADLDLHYLALRGGSNLSHGWPGATPSMSELERRRLEEALEAAQGEARGAQLREEQLQAECERLQGELKQLQETRAQDLASNQSERDMAWVKRVGDDQVNLALAYTELTEELGRLRELSSLQGRILRTLLQEQARSGGQRHSPLSQRHSPAPQCPSHSPPARAAPSCPPCQSPVPQRRSPGPPCPSPQQRRSPASPSCPSPVPQRRSPVPPPCQSPSPQRRSPGPPTCPAPQPRPPPPPPPGERTLAERAYAKPPSHHVKAGFQGRRSYSEMAEGAGYAGASSPWLQAEAATLPKPRAYGGELYGPGRPLSPRRAFEGIRLRFEKQPSEEEEWAVPASPPSPEAGAIRCASFCAGFPVPESPAATAYAHAEHAQSWPSINLLMETVGSDILSCPLCQLGFPVGYPDDALIKHIDSHLENSKI, encoded by the exons ATGGAGTCCATGTTTGAGGATGACATCAGCATCCTGACCCAGGAGGCCCTGGGGCCCAGTGAGGTGTGGCTGGATGCCCCTGGAGACCCCTCGCTGGGAGAGGACATGTGCTCTGCCTCCCACTTTGCCCTGATCACAGCCTACGGAGACATCAAGGAGAGGCTGGGGGGCCTGGAGAGGGAGAATGCCACCCTCCGCCGCCGCCTCAAAGTCTACGAGATTAAG TACCCACTGATCAGTGACTTTGGGGAGGAGCACGGTTTCTCTCTATATGAAATCAAGGATGGTTCCCTGCTGGAGGTGGAGAAAGTCAGCCTGCAGCAACGGCTCAACCAGTTCCAGCATGAG TTGCAGAAAAACAAGGAGCAGGAAGAACAGCTTGGGGAGATGATCCAGGCTTACGAGAAGCTCTGCGTAGAGAAGAGTGACCTGGAGACGGAGCTGGGGGAGATG CGGGCCCTGGTGGAGACTCACCTGCGGCAGATCTGTGGTTTGGAGCAGCAGCTTCGGCAGCAGCAAGGCCTCCGGGATGTAGACTTTCCCAGCCTGAGCCCCCCgcccgcccctgccccgccctgTGCTGATCTGGACCTTCACTACTTGGCACTGAGAGGGGGATCCAACTTGAGTCACG GCTGGCCAGGCGCCACGCCGAGTATGAGTGAGCTGGAGCGGCGGCGGCTGGAAGAGGCTCTGGAGGCTGCCCAGGGAGAGGCCCGAGGGGCTCAGCTTCGGGAGGAGCAGCTCCAGGCTGAGTGTGAGCGGCTGCAGGGGGAGCTGAAGCagctgcaggagacccgggcCCAG GATCTAGCCTCCAACCAGTCGGAGCGGGACATGGCGTGGGTGAAAAGAGTTGGGGATGATCA GGTGAATTTGGCGCTGGCTTACACGGAGctgacagaggagctgggccGGCTTCGGGAGCTGAGTTCGCTGCAGGGGAGGATTCTGAGGACGCTGCTGCAGGAGCAGGCCCGGAGTGGCG GCCAGAGGCACTCGCCGCTGTCGCAGCGCCACTCTCCGGCCCCCCAGTGCCCCTCGCACTCCCCGCCGGCCCGCGCGGCGCCCTCATGCCCCCCGTGCCAGTCCCCTGTCCCCCAGCGCCGCTCCCCTGGGCCCCCATGCCCCTCGCCCCAGCAGCGCCGCTCTCCAGCCTCGCCCTCCTGTCCGTCGCCCGTCCCGCAGCGCCGTTCGCCGGTGCCGCCGCCGTGTCAGTCCCCCAGCCCGCAGCGCCGCTCCCCAGGGCCCCCCACCTGCCCGGCCCCGCAGCCCCGGCCTCCGCCACCCCCGCCGCCCGGGGAGAGGACGCTGGCCGAGCGAGCCTACGCCAAGCCGCCCAGCCACCACGTGAAGGCCGGCTTCCAGGGCCGGCGCAGCTACTCAGAGATGGCGGAGGGCGCGGGCTACGCGGGCGCCTCCTCGCCCTGGCTGCAAGCCGAGGCGGCCACGCTGCCCAAGCCGCGGGCCTACGGCGGCGAGCTCTACGGCCCCGGCCGGCCCCTCAGTCCGCGGCGCGCCTTCGAGGGCATCCGCCTGCGCTTCGAGAAGCAGCCGTCAGAGGAGGAGGAGTGGGCCGTGCCCGCCAGTCCGCCCAGCCCGGAGGCCGGCGCCATCCGCTGCGCCTCGTTCTGCGCGGGCTTCCCGGTCCCCGAGTCGCCCGCCGCCACCGCCTATGCCCACGCCGAGCACGCGCAGTCCTGGCCGTCCATTAAC CTGCTGATGGAGACAGTGGGCTCTGATATCCTCAGCTGCCCCCTCTGCCAGCTGGGTTTCCCAGTCGGGTACCCAGATGATGCCCTCATCAAACACATTGACTCCCACCTGGAGAACAGCAAGATCTAG